A window of the Desulforapulum autotrophicum HRM2 genome harbors these coding sequences:
- a CDS encoding amidohydrolase, with product MDNPLSITLVQADLVWEDIDQNLYVFDAILKTITQPTRLIVLPEMFTTGFSLDAPALAQTMDGSAVAWMVKRAREKGADLVGSLLIREKGGLFNRLVWACTNGKIYWYDKHHLFRYAGEDRYFTPGTERLIVEIDGWKVSPFVCYDLRFPCWTRNVNNDYDIALFVANWPASRRAHWRSLLVARAIENQAYVVGVNRVGTDGNAMVYSGDSTVVDPGGEVLFHHTPGPVTHTITLSHDVLQEYRRNFPFWMDADGMV from the coding sequence TTGGATAACCCCCTATCCATTACTCTTGTTCAGGCAGACCTTGTGTGGGAGGACATTGACCAAAATCTTTACGTTTTTGACGCTATCCTCAAGACAATTACACAACCGACCCGTTTGATCGTTTTGCCGGAGATGTTCACCACGGGATTTTCCCTTGACGCCCCGGCCCTTGCCCAGACCATGGACGGCAGTGCTGTTGCCTGGATGGTGAAAAGGGCACGAGAAAAGGGGGCGGATCTGGTCGGTTCTCTCTTGATCCGGGAGAAAGGTGGGCTGTTTAATCGCCTCGTCTGGGCCTGTACCAACGGTAAAATTTACTGGTACGACAAACATCACCTGTTCCGATATGCCGGAGAAGACAGGTATTTCACCCCTGGAACCGAGCGGCTCATTGTTGAGATTGACGGTTGGAAGGTCTCTCCCTTCGTCTGCTATGACCTGCGGTTCCCCTGCTGGACCCGGAATGTGAACAATGATTACGATATTGCACTGTTTGTTGCCAACTGGCCTGCATCAAGGCGTGCCCACTGGCGGTCGCTGCTGGTTGCAAGGGCCATTGAAAACCAGGCCTATGTTGTGGGTGTCAACCGTGTGGGAACCGACGGCAACGCCATGGTATACAGTGGCGATTCCACCGTGGTGGATCCCGGGGGGGAGGTGCTGTTCCACCACACCCCGGGACCTGTGACCCACACCATCACCCTTTCCCATGATGTTCTTCAGGAATACAGGCGCAACTTTCCGTTTTGGATGGATGCCGACGGCATGGTCTGA